The window AAGGGCCACGGTAACCTCGTAGCCGACCGGACGGCGACGCATCTGGCGGTCGAGGAACTGGCCGACGAGCGGTACGTCTGGAACCGTACGGCCGTCGACGCGTTCTTCGCGCTGTCACCGCCCGACGCAGTCGACCGGGTGCCGCTCGATGACGGCCAGTGGAACGCGACGCTCGAAGCCGGGGGGAATAGATGGACGGTCGGCCCGACGCCACCGGACCGCAGCAG of the Natronomonas halophila genome contains:
- a CDS encoding DUF7287 family protein; translation: MPDNRAQTALDYAIGIGVFIIAVALAFTFAMNILAPTTDTKGHGNLVADRTATHLAVEELADERYVWNRTAVDAFFALSPPDAVDRVPLDDGQWNATLEAGGNRWTVGPTPPDRSSIGTAWRVGTLDGNRADLRVRVW